The genomic window TCGCCAAACAGCGCAAGAGCGCCCGCCTCGACCGCATCATCCGGGCTCATTAGCCGCGTTGCCACAGGTTCATTGGCGAGGATTTCGGCGTTTACCTCGGCCTCAATCGCAGCGATGTCTTCGCTCGACAAAGCCTTGGGGTGGGAGAAATCGAAGCGCAGCCGGTCATCTGCGACAAGCGAGCCTTTCTGGGTCACATGATCGCCAAGCTGACCGCGCAATGCGGCGTGCACGAGGTGCGTTGCTGAGTGATTGGCGCGAATCTGATTGCGGCGCGATGCGTCCACATCGAGTTGCACATTATCGCCCACTTTTACCTGCCCTGCGGTGATCGTGGCGTGGTGTGCGTGGAGCCGGCCCAATGGCTTGCTGGTGTCTGTGATATTTGCCGCAAGGCCTTCGGGCGTACTGATCGTGCCAGTGTCACCTGTCTGCCCGCCGCTCTCACCATAGAACGGAGTTTGATTGGTGAGGATCACGACCTCATCGCCTGCAGAAGCGTTTTCAACTTCGGCGCCGTCTTTGACAATGGCGACCACCGTGCCCTCGCCCGATGTCGCGGCGTAACCAGTGAATTCGCTTGCGCCCTCGCGCTCGGCAATGTCGAACCAGATTTCGTCCGATGCCGCCTCGCCAGATCCCTTCCACGCAGCGCGGGCCGCCTCTTTCTGGCGAGTCATCGCAGCATCGAAGCCATCCCTATCGACCGCGATACCGCGCGCCCTAAGGGCGTCTTCGGTTAAATCGTAAGGGAAGCCGTAGGTGTCATAGAGTTTGAACGCGGTTTCACCGTCAAGCTTACCCCCCTCGCCCATATCGCCAGTCGCTTCGTCCAGGAGTTTCAGACCCTTATCGAGGGTGCGACGGAATTGTGTTTCTTCGCGCAGCAGCACTTCTTCGATGAGCGCCTGGCCGCGCTGGAGTTCAGGATAGGCCTGTCCCATCTCGGTAACCAGAGAAGGCACAAGGCGATGCATCAAAGGCTCGCTTGCGCCAAGAAGGTGCGCATGACGCATTGCGCGGCGCATAATGCGGCGAAGAACATATCCACGCCCTTCATTGGATGGCAGCACGCCATCGGCCATCAGGAATGAAGTCGAACGCAGGTGGTCGGCGATCACGCGGTGCGAGGCCTGGCTGTCGCCGGTTGCTTCAACGCCGGTAAGACCCTCCGACGCCGCGATCAGGGCCTTGAACGTGTCGGTGTCGTAGTTGTCATGAACCCCTTGCATGACTGCCGCGATCCGCTCCAATCCCATGCCAGTGTCGATCGAGGGGCTTGGCAAGTCCTTGCGCGTGCCATCCGCCTGCTGGTCGAACTGCATGAAAACAAGGTTCCAGATTTCGATGAAACGATCACCGTCTTCATCCGGGCTTCCGGGAGGACCACCGGGAATATGCTCGCCGTGGTCGTAGAAAATCTCAGAGCACGGCCCGCATGGTCCGGTTTCGCCCATCGACCAGAAGTTGTCATTGGTCGCAATGCGAATGATCCGGTCTTCGGGAAGGCCAGCAATCTTGCGCCAAAGGTCGAACGCTTCATCATCTGTGTGATAAACTGTGACAAGAAGCTTTTCAGCGGGCAGACCCCAGACCTTGGTCAACAGGTTCCAGGCATTGTGGATCGCTTGCTCTTTGAAATAATCGCCAAACGAGAAGTTGCCGAGCATTTCAAAAAAGGTGTGGTGACGGGCGGTATAGCCGACATTGTCGAGGTCATTGTGTTTGCCGCCGGCGCGCACGCATTTTTGCGATGACGTCGCGCATGGTCCCGGAGGCGTTTCCAATCCGGTGAACACATTTTTGAACGGCACCATGCCAGCGTTCACGAACATGAGCGTTGGGTCATTATACGGCACAAGCGGCGCGCTTGGCACAGCCACGTGGCCCTCGCCTGCAAAGAAGTCCAAGAAGGATCGACGAATATCGTTTGTTGCAGTCATACCTGAATTCGAGCTTGTTTACGTTATGAGGCGTGCAGGTAAGCTATGGTGCACCCGGCGACAAGCTAAAGAACTCTATTAGTTTCGATCACAGTGTCCGTCCGACCAAGCTGACCGTTACGCAAGCCCTGCTTACCAACGAAAAACCGGCGCTGAACCAAGCGGCCATAAAGGCGGCTGGCTGAGCGCCGGTGTTCCGTTTCTCCGGGCGGCGCGACGGTTTCCACCGCGCACTTGGCATACTCAGGATTTTGAGCGCCCGCTTAAGGTAGCGATGACTTACTCCGCGTCCGGGCCAGTCATCATCTCCTCGGCGACCTCATCGGTTTTACCGCGAATGGCGGCTTCCAACTTGTCGCAAACTTCCGGGTTTTCTTTCAGGTAAACCTTCGCGTTCTCGCGGCCCTGGCCGATACGAATGCTGTCATAGGAATACCAACTGCCCGATTTTTCAACCACGCCGGCTTTCACGCCGAGGTCAAGGATCTCGCCAATCTTGGAGATGCCCTCTCCATACATGATGTCGAATTCCACCTGTTTGAAGGGCGGCGCAACTTTGTTTTTGACCACTTTGACGCGGGTCGAGTTGCCGATCACCTCATCGCGATCCTTGATCTGACCGGTGCGGCGGATGTCGAGACGAACCGAGGCGTAGAACTTGAGCGCATTGCCGCCCGTCGTCGTCTCAGGGTTGCCGTACATCACGCCGATTTTCATGCGCAATTGGTTGATGAAGATCACCATGCACTTGGAACGGTTGATCGAACCGGTGAGCTTGCGCAGCGACTGGGACATAAGCCGCGCTTGAAGGCCGACGTGGCTGTCGCCCATTTCACCTTCGATTTCGGCGCGTGGGACAAGCGCTGCGACCGAATCGACCACCAAAACATCAATCGCATTCGAACGAACGAGAGTGTCAGTGATTTCGAGAGCCTGTTCGCCAGTGTCAGGCTGCGAGACGATCAGTTCGTCAATATCAACGCCCAGCTTCTTGGCATAGACAGGGTCAAGCGCGTGCTCAGCATCAACGAAAGCCGCCGTACCGCCCGCTTTCTGAGCCTCGGCGATGCAGTGCAATGCGAGCGTCGTCTTGCCCGAACTTTCCGGGCCATAGACCTCAATCACGCGCCCCTTTGGAAGGCCGCCAATGCCAAGCGCAATGTCAAGGCCGAGCGAGCCGGTTGAAATCGATTCCACCTGCATCGCCTCTTTCGAGCCGAGCTTCATCGCCGAGCCTTTACCAAAGGCGCGATCAATCTGTTGGAGAGCAGCGTCCAGCGCTTTTTGACGGTCCACGTCTTTTTCCTTGTCTACGAGCTTAAGTTGGGTAGCCATCGCACGCACTCCTTCGCTTGCAAAGGTCCGATTAAGCACTTTTAACCAGACCTAAGGGAAAGCCCTCTTGCCGCCCCTTTGCTTCGTCGTGTTGGAATGCTTGTACCCACTTTGTTCCATTAGAACAAGGGGGGGACAAAAATTTTTGCAAGGACGCCGTTTTATTCGCCCTCTTCAGCGTCCTCACCTGCGCGCGCCTCTTGCATCACAAGCGCGACTTTATCGGTGATCGCGGCGACGCTGAAGGGTTTGGGAAGAAAGTGCATTTTGGGAATATCAATGTCTTTGCGAAGCGCCTCTTCAGCATAGCCTGACATGAACAGGACAGGGATTTCGGGATGCTTTTCGCGGATCGCGCGCACCATTGCTGGGCCATCCATTCCGGGCATGACGACGTCGCTCACCACAATATCGAAGTCCGAGTCGGGCGCTTCCATCGCCTCAAGCCCGTCCTCGCCGTCCGAACAGGCAGTAATCTGGTATCCTGCGCGCGACAAAGCCCGTTCGGCGACGGCGCGCACCATATCCTCGTCCTCAACCAGCAAAACCTTGCCCCCGGCCGACCAATCCGAGGACGCTTCTGGTGCAGGCGCTTTGCGACGCTGGGGCGCTTCGCCAGCGTGCACGGGCAAATAGATCGTGAAGCGCGCGCCGATGGGATTGCCCGATGCGCCTGTCGCATTATCCGCAAAGATATAGCCACCCGACTGTTTGACGATCCCGTAAACGGTCGAAAGGCCAAGTCCGGTGCCCTTCCCCTGCTCCTTGGTGGTGAAGAAGGGTTCAAACAGTTTGGGCAGCACTTTAGGCGGGATGCCGCCGCCATTATCCTGCACGATAAGGACAGTGTAATCAGCAGCGGGCAGTATCTCAGAGCCAAGTTTCACCACTTCGTGCGACTTGACTGACCGGGTGAGCAGCGAGATGCGTCCTTTCACCTTTTCCTGCCGCGTGCGCCCATGCGCGCCATTCATATTGATCGCATCGCGCGCATTGACAGCAAGGTTCATGATCACCTGCTCAAGCTGCTGTGGATCGGCACGCACGGGGCCAAGGTTGCGGTCATGCTGGACGAAATAGTCGATCTTTTCGCCAACGAGCCGTTTGATAAGCGGACCGACTTCGCTGATCACATCGGGCAGTTGCAGGATTTCCGGGCGCAGCGTTTGCTGGCGCGAGAAGGCGAGCAATTGCCGCGTCAAAGAGGCTGCACGGTT from Erythrobacter sp. SCSIO 43205 includes these protein-coding regions:
- the alaS gene encoding alanine--tRNA ligase, whose protein sequence is MTATNDIRRSFLDFFAGEGHVAVPSAPLVPYNDPTLMFVNAGMVPFKNVFTGLETPPGPCATSSQKCVRAGGKHNDLDNVGYTARHHTFFEMLGNFSFGDYFKEQAIHNAWNLLTKVWGLPAEKLLVTVYHTDDEAFDLWRKIAGLPEDRIIRIATNDNFWSMGETGPCGPCSEIFYDHGEHIPGGPPGSPDEDGDRFIEIWNLVFMQFDQQADGTRKDLPSPSIDTGMGLERIAAVMQGVHDNYDTDTFKALIAASEGLTGVEATGDSQASHRVIADHLRSTSFLMADGVLPSNEGRGYVLRRIMRRAMRHAHLLGASEPLMHRLVPSLVTEMGQAYPELQRGQALIEEVLLREETQFRRTLDKGLKLLDEATGDMGEGGKLDGETAFKLYDTYGFPYDLTEDALRARGIAVDRDGFDAAMTRQKEAARAAWKGSGEAASDEIWFDIAEREGASEFTGYAATSGEGTVVAIVKDGAEVENASAGDEVVILTNQTPFYGESGGQTGDTGTISTPEGLAANITDTSKPLGRLHAHHATITAGQVKVGDNVQLDVDASRRNQIRANHSATHLVHAALRGQLGDHVTQKGSLVADDRLRFDFSHPKALSSEDIAAIEAEVNAEILANEPVATRLMSPDDAVEAGALALFGEKYGDEVRVLSMGRVSKSPGAGEGRNYSVELCGGTHVNATGDIGLFRIISESAVSSGVRRIEALTGDAARKWLVNREEALKTAASVIKATPEEVPARISALMDERKRLEKELAEAKKALALGGGGTGGTDAGPADEEVGGIAFSGQVLEGLNPKELRPLLDETKQRLGSGVAAIVAVNDGKASIAAAVTDDLTDRFSAVDLVRAGVEALGGKGGGGRPDMAQGGGPDGSKASEAIAAVKALLSQ
- the recA gene encoding recombinase RecA, with translation MATQLKLVDKEKDVDRQKALDAALQQIDRAFGKGSAMKLGSKEAMQVESISTGSLGLDIALGIGGLPKGRVIEVYGPESSGKTTLALHCIAEAQKAGGTAAFVDAEHALDPVYAKKLGVDIDELIVSQPDTGEQALEITDTLVRSNAIDVLVVDSVAALVPRAEIEGEMGDSHVGLQARLMSQSLRKLTGSINRSKCMVIFINQLRMKIGVMYGNPETTTGGNALKFYASVRLDIRRTGQIKDRDEVIGNSTRVKVVKNKVAPPFKQVEFDIMYGEGISKIGEILDLGVKAGVVEKSGSWYSYDSIRIGQGRENAKVYLKENPEVCDKLEAAIRGKTDEVAEEMMTGPDAE